TTTATGGTTTCAGCCTTGGGACTGGGAACAGATTGCATGATTCGAAGTAGAGTTTCGGGGCTAGCCACATCGGTTAAGTATTTTTTACCATCAGCTGCTTCTAACTTCAGTCGGTTACATTTTGTAACCGACTCGCTACCTTCTTTAACAAGTCGATTTTTAAGTACTTTCCAGTAATTGCGGGCAGCCTGAAACTTAGGTTGCTGAATCAAAACTTGTATAATATCGACAACTGAAAAATACCAAACATCGTGATCTTCATCATAGTGCCGACGGATTTGATAGTTTTCAAAAATAGCTAGATTATCTTTCATATTTTTATCACCTATCTTCTTTAATCAATCGCTCTTCTAAACAAGGAAAAGTGGGACGTTGAGCCAAAGGTTAATAGGTATTGAGTGCGCATGCTTTTGCGTTAAACAAGTTACACAAGCTAGGCTTCACCATTTAGGGAATGCGCCCTTCAAACGCTCCGCCTTTATTTAAAGTGGTTAGACGGCATGGCCACTACGAATATCCGGGTTCGTGGCCCGGGGCTCGATTGGTCGAATACTTTCTTCCAAAACGCACCACTTGCTCACACGTCCCGCTTTTCCTGGTTTATCAATCACTGTTCATAGAAGTTGACACTCGTTTGGTGGTTCGCATCATGAATTGCCGCTACAAGACTTCGAAAACGAAGACGATGTTCCTCCAATAAATTCTTTACAAGTTCGAATGAACGGGTTGGGTTACGCACGACATCTCTTTCTTCCTTGTGAATAACACGAAGCCAGGCCGCATGTCGGAGTTCAGCAGATAAACGTCCGATGTTTTCGTTAGTTTCTTTACGCAACTCGAGTGCCTCGGCAAGTGAGAGTGTTTGGCAATCAGCTTCCACCTTAATTTTATGATTTGCCTCCTGTATGACAGCATTGAGCTTTCTTCGAAGCATTTTAAAACGCTCAATTTCAGCTTCAATACTGGCAAGATCAAAACCTAATGCTGCCTGAACCTCTGCATCACTATCACGAAAAAAACCACGTTCTTCACGCTCTGGCCGCAGCGATTCCATTGTCTTGATCCTCGCCTCCATCTCAGCACGCAGTTCAATGGCTTCATAAAGAGTAATATTATTTTTCATTTTAAATCTTTTTCTAATGTTGTTTTATTATTACAACATGTAGTATTCTGTCAACAACATTTGGTAATTTATTTTAAAACAAAATGGAAAGGCTGTTTGGGAAGAATTGGGAAATGACTTTGTAGGGGAAATGAAAATGCTGCTTCAGGATTAATGCGTTTTGAAAAATCATGGCTCTAATCCCACCTTTACGTTTTCAAAGGTCAGCACATCAAGAGCTGTCAGTTCGGGAGAGGAAATTGAAATTGGTCCATAATGAAATTAGAGAAAATTAGAGAAAACCGTCATGCACGGAGCAGGTGTAATGATCTGTATGTTCCATCACGAATAATTTATTGGGCCAAAAGGAGGTGAAGCTTGTTGGAGGTTGCAGAACGACGTCGCTACGTATGGTTTTAA
This is a stretch of genomic DNA from Deltaproteobacteria bacterium GWA2_45_12. It encodes these proteins:
- a CDS encoding antirepressor; translation: MKDNLAIFENYQIRRHYDEDHDVWYFSVVDIIQVLIQQPKFQAARNYWKVLKNRLVKEGSESVTKCNRLKLEAADGKKYLTDVASPETLLRIMQSVPSPKAETIKLWLAKVGNERMQEMADPSRSLDRARGTWKKHGRSEKWIQQRMMGQETRNKLTDYWKNNDVKEGNEFAILTNIIHQEWSDISIRTPLRTTGVSPWVKAG